One Manihot esculenta cultivar AM560-2 chromosome 18, M.esculenta_v8, whole genome shotgun sequence genomic window carries:
- the LOC122722437 gene encoding polygalacturonase-like, producing MTTLETYFSLTSLLLLFVFAGRVQSAVFDVKNYGGKADGKSDISKALLGAWKEACSAKGSNIVVVPKGTYSIGLTDLNGPCKGAMELQVQGTLLAPINPSSYAKDSWITFAYIDQFKLSGGGTFDGQGQVAWKQNNCGRNPKCKRLPVSLRFDFITNSVVQDVTLLDSKNFHVNLLGGKNLTFDRFTITAPGDSVNTDGIHIGHSNGINIINSNIATGDDCISIGGASEQIRITNVRCGHGHGISVGSLGKTTDEFVSGIFVRNCTFYDTDNGVRIKTWPALHGGMASDMHFEDIMMKNVCNPIIIDQMYCPWNQCNPKVTRKEMKMKESLNALSVDKSARNMKFL from the exons ATGACGACCCTGGAGACGTATTTTTCCCTGACATCTTTGCTATTATTGTTTGTTTTTGCTGGTAGAGTTCAATCTGCcgtatttgatgtgaaaaattatGGTGGTAAAGCCGATGGCAAGTCAGATATTAGCAAG gcATTATTGGGCGCGTGGAAAGAGGCTTGTTCAGCAAAGGGTTCCAACATAGTTGTAGTACCCAAAGGAACATATTCCATAGGTTTAACTGACTTAAATGGTCCATGCAAGGGAGCCATGGAGCTTCAAGTCCAAGGAACCTTATTGGCACCGATAAACCCTAGCAGTTATGCCAAGGACAGCTGGATTACTTTTGCATACATTGATCAATTCAAATTATCCGGTGGTGGAACCTTCGACGGACAAGGGCAAGTGGCTTGGAAGCAAAATAACTGCGGTCGAAATCCAAAATGCAAGAGACTTCCAGTT AGCTTGCGGTTTGACTTCATCACCAACAGCGTAGTTCAGGACGTAACATTGCTCGATAGTAAGAATTTCCATGTCAATCTTCTAGGTGGCAAAAACCTTACTTTCGATCGCTTCACGATCACTGCACCAGGAGATAGCGTCAATACAGATGGAATTCACATCGGGCATTCAAACGGGATCaacattattaattcaaatattgcCACCGGCGATGACTGCATCTCCATTGGTGGTGCCAGCGAACAAATAAGGATCACAAACGTACGATGTGGACATGGACATGGCATTAGCGTGGGAAGTTTAGGGAAGACCACTGATGAATTTGTCTCTGGAATTTTCGTAAGGAACTGCACCTTCTATGACACCGACAATGGAGTGAGAATTAAGACATGGCCGGCATTACATGGTGGCATGGCCTCTGATATGCATTTCGAGGATATTATGATGAAAAATGTCTGCAACCCTatcattatagatcaaatgtacTGCCCATGGAATCAGTGCAATCCAAAGGTAACgcgaaaagaaatgaaaatgaaagagtCTCTTAATGCATTGTCCGTGGACAAATCTGCCCGCAACATGAAATTTCTGTAA